The Acidimicrobiia bacterium genome contains a region encoding:
- a CDS encoding dodecin codes for MRSPVCRAERSTLVEHTYKITEIVGSSPGSIDEAIRNGIGRAAKTLRNLDWFEVTDIRGALSDGEVGWYQVTMKVGFRLEDGDERTS; via the coding sequence CTGCGATCCCCAGTTTGCCGCGCAGAACGGAGCACCCTCGTGGAGCACACCTACAAGATCACGGAGATCGTCGGATCTTCGCCCGGCAGTATCGACGAAGCGATCCGAAACGGCATCGGCCGCGCCGCGAAGACGCTCCGCAACCTCGACTGGTTCGAGGTCACCGACATCCGAGGCGCGCTCAGCGACGGCGAAGTGGGTTGGTACCAGGTGACGATGAAGGTGGGTTTCCGTCTCGAAGACGGTGATGAGCGCACCTCTTGA
- a CDS encoding epoxide hydrolase has translation MADLAIEPFRIEIPELALDDLHERLLRTRLPERIRDAGWDYGTELGYLSELLAYWRDEYDWRRAEAQLNAFEHFLTEIDGARVHFLHARSPEADALPLIITHGWPGSIVEFLEIIGPLSNPRAHGGDPQDAFHVVCPSIPGYAFSGPTRERGWNSGRVAQVFAELMAALGYSRYGAQGGDWGSMISTQIGLADPEHVAGIHLNMVIAFPPPDLDLSALGDDARDSLASLEHYNRDENGYARIQGTRPQTIGYALDDSPAGLAAWIVEKFRAWTDCDGDVERCLTKDKMLDNIMLYWLTGTAHSAGRLYYEVEHGGAFAPDARVEPPVGVAAFPREVLRFPRSWAEQRYNIVHWTDMPRGGHFAALEQPELLVDDVRSFFRMVR, from the coding sequence ATGGCTGACCTTGCAATTGAGCCGTTCCGCATCGAGATTCCCGAGCTCGCGCTCGACGATCTCCACGAGCGGTTGCTGCGCACTCGTCTGCCCGAACGGATTCGTGATGCAGGCTGGGACTACGGCACGGAGCTCGGCTATCTGTCGGAGCTGCTCGCGTACTGGCGCGACGAGTACGACTGGCGACGCGCCGAAGCTCAGCTGAACGCGTTCGAACACTTTCTCACCGAGATCGACGGCGCCCGCGTGCACTTCCTGCACGCGCGCTCACCCGAGGCCGACGCGCTCCCACTCATCATCACGCACGGCTGGCCGGGATCGATTGTCGAGTTCCTCGAGATCATCGGGCCACTCTCCAACCCGCGCGCGCACGGTGGCGATCCGCAGGACGCGTTCCACGTGGTCTGCCCGTCGATACCCGGCTACGCGTTCTCGGGCCCCACGCGCGAACGCGGGTGGAACTCGGGACGGGTCGCGCAGGTGTTCGCGGAGCTCATGGCCGCACTCGGCTATTCGCGCTACGGCGCACAGGGCGGCGACTGGGGGTCGATGATCTCCACGCAGATCGGGCTCGCCGACCCGGAGCACGTCGCAGGAATTCATCTCAACATGGTCATCGCGTTCCCGCCGCCGGATCTCGACCTGAGTGCACTCGGCGACGACGCGCGCGATTCGCTGGCGTCGCTCGAGCACTACAACCGCGACGAGAACGGCTACGCGCGGATCCAGGGCACGCGTCCACAGACCATCGGCTACGCGCTCGACGATTCGCCTGCGGGTCTCGCGGCGTGGATCGTCGAGAAGTTCCGTGCATGGACCGACTGCGACGGCGACGTCGAGCGATGCCTCACGAAGGACAAGATGCTCGACAACATCATGCTGTACTGGCTCACCGGCACCGCCCACTCCGCCGGGCGTCTCTACTACGAGGTCGAGCACGGCGGTGCGTTCGCGCCGGACGCGCGCGTCGAGCCCCCGGTCGGCGTGGCTGCGTTCCCGAGAGAGGTGCTCCGGTTCCCGCGTTCGTGGGCCGAACAGCGGTACAACATCGTCCACTGGACCGACATGCCCCGCGGCGGTCACTTCGCCGCGCTGGAACAGCCCGAACTGCTCGTCGACGACGTGCGCAGCTTTTTCCGGATGGTGCGCTGA
- a CDS encoding LPXTG cell wall anchor domain-containing protein, translating to MSAIAALASVAVLATSAAADEAPPSPGPCTFTVTPNPVTTFPADVVVAGSVPIAGVTVKAYVNGVEQPGAVVVDASLQFSIPVHLTAAADITVNYFYGDENAYATGCADPGGSLVVRVKAAEASRALAFTGSNNTHSFVLIGIAALVVGLVLTMGARRRNKITA from the coding sequence GTGAGCGCGATCGCGGCGCTCGCCTCCGTGGCGGTGCTCGCGACATCGGCCGCAGCCGATGAGGCACCGCCTTCGCCGGGTCCGTGCACGTTCACGGTTACTCCAAACCCGGTCACCACGTTCCCCGCCGATGTCGTCGTGGCCGGATCCGTGCCGATAGCGGGTGTCACCGTCAAGGCGTACGTCAACGGTGTGGAGCAGCCGGGCGCCGTCGTCGTCGACGCGAGCCTGCAGTTCTCGATCCCGGTGCATCTCACCGCGGCCGCCGACATCACGGTGAATTACTTCTACGGCGACGAGAACGCGTACGCCACCGGCTGTGCCGACCCTGGGGGCTCGTTGGTCGTACGCGTCAAGGCCGCCGAAGCTTCGCGGGCGCTGGCGTTCACCGGTTCGAACAACACGCACTCGTTCGTGCTGATCGGCATCGCCGCGCTCGTCGTGGGCCTCGTGCTCACCATGGGCGCGCGCCGGCGCAACAAGATCACGGCCTAG
- a CDS encoding ferredoxin — MAWKVVVDFDLCESNAICMGIVPEVFEVRDDNFLYVLQENPPDDLREKCEQAVRQCPKQAIKINDL; from the coding sequence ATGGCCTGGAAGGTCGTGGTCGACTTCGACCTCTGCGAGAGCAACGCCATCTGTATGGGCATCGTCCCGGAAGTCTTTGAAGTCCGCGACGACAACTTCCTCTACGTCCTGCAGGAGAATCCGCCCGACGATCTCCGCGAGAAGTGTGAGCAGGCCGTACGGCAGTGCCCGAAGCAGGCCATCAAGATCAACGATCTCTAG
- a CDS encoding class I adenylate-forming enzyme family protein produces the protein MNLAMILEMAADALGDRIAIGSLDDGLSYEQLRRAARAIADRVEDSGATHLALIEPNGPIVPAALFGAAWAGVSYAPLNYRLPDASLDELIARIQPSITAGTHWVDPESGSHRAFPDAPDLPAVLLFTSGTAAAPKAAVLEHDQLLAYVFNTVEFGSAGVDEASLMSSPPFHIAGVTAMLSSTYSGRRVVPLPGVRFSPEEWVETARRESITHAFVVPTMLARIVHVMEGDPDARIPSLRNLVYGGARTPTPILERALELFPETDFVNAYGLTETSSTVCLLGPDEHRLAMYSDDPVWTARLSSVGLPVPGIEVRIVDESGTYVGIDSPGEIQIRGAQVSGAYADTESRTDADGWLHTGDRGWLDVDGYLFCEGRADDTIIRGGENIGPAEIEDALLTHDAVSAAAVVGLPDEEWGERIVAAVTLRPGVDEIDTEHLREWVRERVGSLKTPEQVEIRDELPQTATGKILRRQLRTELAGH, from the coding sequence ATGAACCTCGCGATGATCCTCGAGATGGCCGCCGACGCCCTCGGCGACCGGATCGCGATCGGGAGCCTCGACGACGGCCTCTCCTACGAGCAACTGCGACGGGCCGCCCGCGCCATCGCCGATCGCGTCGAAGACTCGGGGGCAACGCACCTCGCCCTCATCGAGCCGAACGGCCCCATCGTCCCCGCTGCGCTCTTCGGCGCTGCGTGGGCCGGCGTGAGCTACGCGCCGCTGAACTACCGCCTCCCCGACGCGTCGCTCGACGAGCTCATCGCGCGCATCCAGCCGTCGATCACCGCGGGCACGCATTGGGTCGATCCCGAGAGTGGGTCCCACCGCGCGTTCCCCGACGCGCCTGATCTCCCGGCGGTCCTGCTCTTCACGAGCGGCACGGCGGCGGCACCGAAGGCGGCGGTGCTCGAGCACGACCAGCTCCTCGCCTACGTGTTCAACACCGTGGAGTTCGGGTCGGCAGGCGTTGACGAGGCCTCGCTCATGTCCTCTCCGCCGTTCCACATCGCAGGGGTCACCGCGATGCTGAGCTCCACGTACAGCGGGCGTCGGGTGGTGCCACTGCCCGGCGTGCGCTTCTCACCCGAGGAGTGGGTCGAGACCGCGCGTCGCGAGTCGATCACGCACGCGTTCGTGGTGCCCACGATGCTCGCTCGGATCGTGCACGTGATGGAGGGCGACCCCGACGCGCGCATCCCGAGCCTGCGGAACCTCGTGTACGGAGGGGCGCGGACGCCCACGCCGATCCTCGAACGCGCGCTCGAGCTCTTCCCGGAGACCGATTTCGTCAACGCGTACGGGCTCACCGAGACGAGCAGTACCGTTTGTCTGCTCGGACCCGACGAGCACCGGCTCGCAATGTACAGCGACGACCCGGTGTGGACGGCACGGCTGTCGTCGGTCGGACTGCCGGTGCCCGGGATCGAGGTGCGGATCGTCGACGAGAGCGGCACCTACGTGGGCATCGACTCGCCGGGCGAGATCCAGATCCGCGGCGCGCAGGTGAGCGGCGCGTATGCCGACACCGAATCCCGGACCGATGCCGACGGCTGGTTGCACACCGGCGACCGCGGCTGGCTCGACGTCGACGGCTACTTGTTCTGCGAGGGGCGCGCCGACGACACGATCATTCGCGGGGGCGAGAACATCGGTCCCGCCGAGATCGAGGACGCGTTGCTCACGCACGACGCGGTGTCGGCGGCAGCGGTCGTCGGTCTGCCCGACGAGGAATGGGGCGAGCGGATCGTTGCCGCAGTCACGCTGCGTCCGGGCGTCGACGAGATCGACACCGAGCACCTGCGCGAGTGGGTCCGTGAGCGTGTCGGTTCGCTCAAGACCCCCGAGCAGGTCGAGATCCGCGACGAGCTCCCCCAGACTGCCACCGGCAAGATCCTCCGCCGCCAGCTCCGCACCGAGCTCGCCGGCCACTAG
- a CDS encoding polymer-forming cytoskeletal protein, with the protein MKQYARVTGFLLAFGAVMFGAVMLVAAPAFAATHHDDPNNQIVITGSVDVRSGDVVNRVLIFDGDVRVDGRVRDWVFAFNGNVTIDGHVGGDVTALNGRVVVTASGSVAGDVVSSDRPAIAKRSSVQGDVDRARRRFALGRLGAIGRIVLWIAATVSSFLLGGALLLVAPRAAEATARAGRTAIGPAIGLGFAVAIGVPVVGVLLSVTIIGLPLGLATLFALALLYGVGYVVGCYFLGRLIGKEPRNRLLAFLIGWGILRVAAIVPVLGGLSLAAATIYGLGCLTVAVFRARGAGSGGAGASEEPVVEPSSEVAPA; encoded by the coding sequence ATGAAGCAGTACGCGCGAGTGACGGGATTCCTGCTGGCATTCGGTGCCGTGATGTTCGGCGCGGTGATGCTCGTCGCCGCGCCGGCATTCGCCGCGACGCACCACGACGATCCGAACAACCAGATCGTCATCACCGGCAGCGTCGACGTTCGCAGTGGTGATGTGGTCAACCGAGTGCTGATCTTCGACGGCGATGTCCGCGTCGACGGCCGCGTGCGCGACTGGGTCTTCGCGTTCAACGGCAACGTCACCATCGACGGTCACGTCGGCGGCGACGTCACCGCGCTGAACGGTCGAGTCGTGGTCACCGCGTCCGGCTCGGTCGCCGGCGACGTCGTCTCGAGCGACCGGCCGGCGATCGCGAAGCGGTCATCGGTGCAGGGTGACGTCGACCGCGCCCGCCGCCGCTTCGCGCTCGGCCGGCTCGGCGCCATCGGGCGGATCGTGCTCTGGATCGCGGCGACGGTCTCCAGCTTCCTGCTCGGGGGGGCGCTGTTGCTCGTCGCGCCGCGTGCCGCCGAGGCGACTGCACGCGCCGGGCGCACCGCGATCGGACCGGCGATCGGGCTCGGCTTCGCCGTTGCGATCGGCGTCCCCGTCGTGGGCGTGCTCCTGTCGGTGACGATCATCGGCCTGCCGCTCGGCCTGGCCACGCTGTTCGCGCTCGCGCTCCTCTACGGCGTCGGGTACGTCGTCGGCTGCTACTTCCTGGGGCGCTTGATCGGAAAGGAACCGCGGAACCGCCTGCTCGCGTTCCTCATCGGGTGGGGGATCCTGCGCGTTGCGGCCATCGTGCCGGTCCTGGGCGGCCTCAGCCTCGCGGCGGCAACGATCTACGGGCTGGGCTGTCTGACCGTCGCGGTGTTCCGTGCTCGAGGAGCCGGGAGTGGAGGAGCCGGCGCGAGCGAGGAGCCGGTCGTCGAGCCGTCGTCGGAGGTCGCGCCGGCCTGA
- a CDS encoding alpha/beta hydrolase, giving the protein MADPRTITIEHDGLRIAALDWGGDGPPLLLQHPNGFCAGFFDPLARELRGEYHPIGVDVRGHGASERPADLRACTFPNVAGDVFAVLDALGFEEIVVLGHSMGGAVAILLDEIRPGIVRKALLCEAIAFPSGGLPLSALPPSEGGGLNPMAEKARGRRAVWPDRETARASYASRPPMDVLEPAALAAYLRYGFHDRDDGEVELACAPEVEARCFEAAAEPHGAPHAFAHLPKFRGSVVVASGDHSNLPTEVFAAQAEAVGAPYLQLDGGHFFPQENTARTAALVREHLA; this is encoded by the coding sequence GTGGCCGATCCTCGCACGATCACGATCGAGCACGATGGCCTCCGCATCGCTGCCCTCGACTGGGGTGGCGACGGACCGCCGCTGTTGCTGCAGCACCCGAATGGTTTCTGCGCGGGGTTCTTCGACCCGCTCGCACGGGAGCTGCGTGGCGAGTACCACCCGATCGGCGTCGACGTTCGTGGCCACGGCGCGAGCGAACGTCCGGCCGACCTGAGGGCGTGTACGTTCCCGAACGTTGCCGGTGACGTGTTCGCGGTGCTCGACGCGCTCGGCTTCGAGGAGATCGTGGTGCTCGGTCACTCCATGGGAGGCGCGGTCGCGATCCTTCTCGACGAGATCCGTCCGGGGATCGTGCGCAAGGCGCTGCTGTGCGAGGCCATCGCGTTCCCGTCGGGCGGTCTGCCGCTGAGCGCTCTGCCGCCGAGCGAAGGCGGAGGTCTGAACCCGATGGCCGAGAAGGCACGCGGACGGCGTGCGGTGTGGCCCGACCGCGAGACCGCGCGGGCGTCGTACGCGAGTCGTCCCCCGATGGACGTGCTCGAGCCGGCCGCACTCGCGGCGTACCTGCGCTACGGCTTCCACGACCGCGACGACGGCGAAGTGGAGCTTGCGTGCGCGCCCGAGGTCGAGGCGCGTTGCTTCGAGGCCGCTGCCGAGCCCCACGGCGCACCGCACGCGTTCGCTCACCTCCCGAAGTTCCGGGGCTCGGTCGTCGTCGCGTCGGGTGACCACTCGAATCTGCCCACCGAGGTGTTCGCGGCCCAGGCCGAGGCCGTGGGCGCGCCCTACCTCCAACTCGACGGCGGGCACTTCTTCCCGCAGGAGAACACGGCTCGCACCGCTGCCCTCGTCCGCGAGCACCTGGCCTGA
- a CDS encoding AMP-binding protein, with protein MYESFATVWEAVAEAIPDATAVVQGERRVHWRELEEHAARLAAGLAADGVAQGAHIALYLFNCPEYMECLFACSKLRALPANANFRYEAAELAALLENADAEVLVYHRSLGERVAAVRDRLPRLRLLIEIDDGGTAPPVPGAIGYAELLAASSPLAPIERSGDDLLLWYTGGTTGFPKGVLWHQGTLLDYGAAYAAGVIDRPVPQSVADAAACASDLRARDAGPVALLTTPLVHATAVHQSNTWMSVGGTVALLPRGPVDGHEVCATIERERVTLLSLVGDVILRRILHALEDAEARGRPYDLSSLQRVHNSGAMVNSALKDALLQRGTMGFYDSLGSSEGVGFGLALTSVPGENTTARFALGPRARVLTEDGRDVVPGSGEAGVLAVAHSTAIGYYNDPERSAATFREIDGAHYAVPGDWAIVHEDRTITLLGRGSGCINTGGEKVWPEEVEEVLKEHPAVVDAIVVGLPDEEWGESVAAVVSVRSGDNGAAPTPDELSAWVGGCLASYKRPRRVVVVDQVQRTAVGKADYTWARTVLGLAAGDP; from the coding sequence ATGTACGAGAGCTTCGCCACTGTGTGGGAGGCCGTCGCCGAGGCCATCCCCGATGCAACCGCCGTCGTGCAGGGCGAGCGGCGCGTGCACTGGCGAGAGCTGGAGGAACACGCCGCCCGGCTCGCGGCGGGTCTCGCGGCCGACGGTGTCGCGCAGGGTGCACACATCGCGCTCTACTTGTTCAACTGCCCCGAGTACATGGAGTGCCTGTTCGCGTGCTCGAAGTTGCGCGCGCTCCCCGCGAACGCCAACTTCCGGTACGAGGCGGCCGAGCTGGCTGCGCTCCTCGAGAACGCGGACGCCGAGGTACTCGTCTACCACCGGTCACTCGGCGAGCGGGTCGCGGCGGTGCGCGATCGCCTGCCGAGACTGCGGTTGCTGATCGAGATCGACGACGGTGGCACAGCGCCACCGGTGCCCGGTGCGATCGGTTACGCGGAGCTGCTCGCGGCCAGCTCTCCACTCGCGCCGATCGAGCGCTCGGGAGACGACCTGCTCCTCTGGTACACGGGCGGCACCACCGGCTTCCCGAAAGGTGTCCTCTGGCACCAGGGAACCCTGCTCGACTACGGCGCTGCGTACGCGGCGGGAGTGATCGACCGGCCGGTTCCCCAATCGGTCGCCGACGCTGCCGCGTGCGCGAGCGATCTTCGCGCTCGCGACGCCGGGCCCGTCGCGCTCCTCACCACGCCACTGGTGCACGCGACCGCAGTGCATCAGTCGAACACGTGGATGTCGGTCGGTGGCACCGTCGCGCTGCTGCCGCGCGGCCCTGTCGACGGCCACGAAGTCTGCGCCACCATCGAGCGCGAGCGGGTCACGCTGCTCTCGCTCGTCGGCGACGTGATCCTGCGGCGCATCCTGCACGCGCTCGAGGACGCCGAAGCACGGGGTAGGCCCTACGACCTGTCGTCGCTCCAGCGCGTGCACAACTCGGGTGCGATGGTGAACTCGGCGCTCAAGGACGCGCTGCTGCAGCGCGGCACGATGGGCTTCTACGACTCGCTCGGATCGAGCGAGGGCGTGGGCTTCGGGCTCGCGCTCACCTCTGTGCCGGGTGAGAACACGACGGCACGGTTCGCGCTCGGGCCGCGAGCGCGGGTGCTCACCGAGGACGGCCGCGACGTCGTGCCGGGTTCGGGAGAAGCCGGCGTGCTCGCCGTCGCGCATTCGACCGCGATCGGCTACTACAACGACCCGGAACGCTCGGCCGCGACGTTCCGCGAGATCGACGGCGCTCACTACGCGGTGCCCGGCGACTGGGCCATCGTCCACGAGGACCGCACGATCACGCTGCTCGGACGCGGCTCCGGCTGCATCAACACCGGCGGCGAGAAGGTGTGGCCCGAAGAGGTCGAAGAGGTGCTGAAAGAGCACCCCGCCGTCGTCGACGCGATCGTCGTGGGTCTGCCCGACGAGGAGTGGGGCGAGTCAGTCGCCGCGGTGGTGTCGGTCAGGAGTGGCGACAACGGCGCCGCGCCCACGCCCGACGAGCTGTCGGCATGGGTGGGTGGGTGCCTGGCGTCGTACAAGCGCCCGCGACGCGTGGTGGTGGTCGATCAGGTGCAACGAACCGCGGTGGGCAAGGCCGACTACACCTGGGCGCGCACCGTGCTCGGGCTCGCAGCGGGCGATCCGTAG
- a CDS encoding alpha/beta hydrolase — protein MKRFAVLGLVCLAVLTVGMSPSAAKQTAKRPLLFAVGTTTLHFDNEGRTLDATVYYPAKGRATTLDIENAPRATKWGPYPLILFSDDFGATAQSYQPLLHSWAEHGYVVAAPTYAAPTADATDENGQVVIDLGERVTDASFIIDRMADRVQGGFTTIVDGDHVAVAGHALGAAVTYVLAFSVDGRDERINAAVALSGGIAGDASNYFTGVDTPLLAIHGDADETDLIDGTTAIYALARPPKFFVTLLGGDHDTAFEKSGSAAFRVVDETTLDFFSAYLDGRPSGLQQLVRDGKVAEVAKIKSATR, from the coding sequence ATGAAGCGCTTCGCCGTGCTCGGCCTCGTATGCCTCGCCGTGCTCACCGTTGGCATGAGTCCGTCTGCGGCGAAGCAGACCGCGAAGCGACCTCTGCTGTTCGCGGTCGGCACCACCACGTTGCACTTCGACAACGAGGGGCGCACGCTCGACGCCACCGTCTACTACCCCGCCAAGGGCCGGGCCACCACGCTCGACATCGAGAACGCCCCTCGCGCCACAAAGTGGGGCCCGTACCCGCTGATCCTGTTCAGCGACGACTTCGGTGCGACCGCGCAGTCGTACCAACCATTGCTCCACTCGTGGGCCGAGCACGGTTACGTCGTTGCGGCACCCACGTACGCGGCACCCACAGCAGACGCAACCGACGAGAACGGCCAGGTTGTGATCGATCTGGGCGAACGGGTGACCGATGCGAGCTTCATCATCGACCGGATGGCCGACCGCGTGCAGGGCGGCTTCACCACCATCGTCGACGGCGACCATGTTGCGGTGGCCGGTCACGCGCTCGGTGCCGCCGTGACCTACGTGCTCGCGTTCAGCGTCGACGGGCGCGATGAGCGCATCAACGCCGCGGTCGCGCTCTCCGGTGGGATCGCCGGTGATGCGAGCAACTACTTCACCGGCGTCGATACGCCGCTGCTGGCGATCCACGGCGACGCCGACGAGACCGACCTGATCGACGGAACCACGGCGATCTACGCGCTCGCGCGCCCACCCAAGTTCTTCGTCACGCTGCTCGGTGGCGACCACGACACGGCCTTCGAGAAGTCGGGAAGCGCGGCGTTCCGGGTGGTCGACGAGACCACGCTCGACTTCTTCTCCGCGTACTTGGATGGCCGGCCCAGCGGGCTGCAGCAACTCGTTCGCGACGGCAAGGTCGCCGAGGTCGCGAAGATCAAGAGCGCGACACGCTAA
- a CDS encoding ABC transporter permease subunit has protein sequence MRRTRQPSRAWVIARTDLRQFVQARDFWLPLAIVALLFFVIIPAFLLLIISTIKDVKLVNQLSDVVGSLPADLKHSVKGQKGPVQASYALAVYLFAPLAIIVPLTVSSAVGAHTIIGERERGSGEFLAHSPATERQIYLGKLMASLIPGYFTAAVGFAMYSLVVNLIVGPKVGGWFFPTGNWWILMLWVLPPFIAIALAVILVISARVSSAAAAQQSSALATLPLIVIAYGVSSNTIFKGQALAFGIGALAWIVALLALWRASRAVSRERLLGMGG, from the coding sequence ATGAGACGCACGCGCCAGCCGTCACGCGCGTGGGTCATCGCGCGCACCGACCTCCGCCAGTTCGTGCAGGCGCGCGACTTCTGGCTGCCGCTCGCGATCGTCGCGCTCCTGTTCTTCGTGATCATCCCGGCATTCCTGCTGCTGATCATCTCGACGATCAAGGACGTAAAGCTGGTCAACCAGCTCAGCGACGTGGTGGGGAGCCTCCCGGCCGACCTGAAGCACAGCGTGAAGGGCCAGAAGGGGCCGGTGCAGGCGTCGTATGCCCTCGCGGTCTACCTCTTCGCCCCGCTCGCGATCATCGTGCCGCTCACCGTGTCGTCGGCAGTGGGTGCGCACACGATCATCGGCGAGCGCGAGCGCGGGAGCGGCGAGTTCCTCGCGCACTCCCCCGCCACCGAACGCCAGATCTACCTCGGGAAGCTGATGGCGAGTCTCATCCCCGGCTACTTCACCGCGGCTGTGGGCTTCGCGATGTACTCGCTCGTCGTGAACCTGATCGTGGGCCCGAAGGTGGGTGGCTGGTTCTTCCCAACCGGGAACTGGTGGATCCTCATGCTCTGGGTGTTGCCACCGTTCATCGCGATCGCGCTGGCCGTGATCCTCGTGATCTCGGCGCGGGTGTCGAGTGCCGCGGCCGCGCAGCAGTCGTCGGCGCTGGCCACGCTGCCCCTGATCGTCATCGCCTATGGCGTCTCGAGCAACACGATCTTCAAGGGACAAGCACTCGCGTTCGGGATTGGCGCCCTGGCGTGGATCGTGGCGTTGCTCGCGTTGTGGCGCGCCTCGCGCGCCGTCTCGCGAGAACGACTCCTCGGCATGGGTGGCTGA
- a CDS encoding ABC transporter ATP-binding protein, with product MPPNSSAPVDRSGTEPAVSLVGVRRCFGDVVAVDGLNFEVPSGTVTVLLGPNGAGKTTVVRLVTGALRPNAGTVRTLGLDPDRDDEGTEVRRRCGVVPARPALYDRLSGRDNLAYAAALFEVDPRDAERRIQEAAERFGIADALGQRVGGYSTGMRARLALARAVLHDPDLLLLDEPTAGLDPESARAVLGLIDEMAEGGKTVLMCTHLLLEAEGLADQVVVMDHGRAIVAGSPAELSRRYWPAARVLLDADDPSVLDLARDLPFVQAFERNGVVMVDLEHDTDVPDLVDALVRAGARLKRVEPCAPSLEELYFRIRKQER from the coding sequence ATGCCGCCCAATTCCTCGGCACCCGTTGATCGTTCCGGCACGGAGCCGGCCGTCTCGCTCGTCGGGGTGCGCCGCTGCTTCGGTGACGTGGTCGCGGTCGACGGCCTCAACTTCGAGGTTCCGAGCGGAACCGTGACCGTGCTGCTCGGCCCGAACGGCGCGGGCAAGACTACCGTCGTGCGCCTCGTCACGGGAGCGTTGCGCCCGAATGCCGGCACGGTCCGCACACTCGGACTCGATCCCGACCGCGACGACGAGGGCACCGAGGTTCGTCGCCGGTGCGGCGTAGTGCCCGCCCGTCCGGCGCTGTACGACCGGCTGAGCGGCCGCGACAACCTCGCGTACGCTGCGGCGCTGTTCGAGGTGGACCCGCGCGACGCCGAACGCCGCATTCAGGAGGCGGCCGAGCGCTTCGGGATCGCCGACGCGCTCGGACAACGCGTGGGTGGCTATTCCACCGGCATGCGCGCGCGGCTCGCGCTCGCGCGTGCCGTCCTCCACGATCCGGACCTGCTCCTGCTCGACGAGCCGACCGCCGGGCTCGACCCCGAGTCCGCACGCGCGGTGCTCGGGCTCATCGACGAGATGGCCGAAGGCGGCAAGACCGTGCTGATGTGCACCCACCTGCTCCTCGAAGCCGAGGGGCTCGCCGACCAGGTGGTCGTGATGGACCACGGACGAGCGATCGTCGCCGGATCGCCCGCCGAGCTCAGCCGAAGGTACTGGCCCGCCGCGCGCGTCCTGCTCGACGCCGACGACCCCTCGGTGCTCGACCTCGCGCGCGACCTGCCATTCGTGCAGGCGTTCGAACGCAACGGGGTCGTGATGGTCGACCTCGAGCACGACACCGACGTACCCGACCTCGTCGACGCGCTCGTGCGCGCCGGCGCGCGACTGAAGCGCGTGGAACCGTGCGCGCCGAGCCTCGAAGAGCTGTATTTCAGGATCCGCAAGCAGGAGCGATGA